A part of Notolabrus celidotus isolate fNotCel1 chromosome 21, fNotCel1.pri, whole genome shotgun sequence genomic DNA contains:
- the kmt2e gene encoding inactive histone-lysine N-methyltransferase 2E isoform X6, which translates to MSIVIPVGVDTADTSYLDMAAGSEPESVEASPVVVEKSSYPHQIYSSSSHHSHSYIGLPYADHNYGARPPPTPPASPPPSMLIRQGEGGLFVPGGQDEASRGTTLSTSEDGSYGADITRCICGFTHDDGYMICCDKCSAWQHIDCMGIDRQNIPETYLCERCQPRHLDRERAILLQTRKRECLSDGDTSATESGDEVPLELYSTFQHTPTTITLTTGRLGNKQADKKRKKSGDKEPPAGSARAKKAFREGSRKSSRVKGAAPEQEPTEHPSLWENKIKTWMERYEEASSNQYSEDVQVLLRVKEQGDGKSLAYNTHPASFKPPVESQVQKNKKILKAVRDLAPDSLIIEYRGKFMLRQQFEANGYFFKRPYPFVLFYSKFDGLEMCVDARSFGNEARFIRRSCTPNSEVRHVVEDGMLHLYIYSLRPIIKGTEITIGFDFDYGSCKYKVDCACLKGNPECPVLKHNLEPTENMGSGGRRRRSLKDKEMVRDDLGQNQNVGLDGEGKSKSVGDGKQRKLSPLRLSISNNQDPELYEDLEDKTSVSNEVEMESEEQIAERRRKMTREERKMEAILQAFARMEKREKRREQALERIGTVKTEVGGRSDIKDEPPVTPEMADSPTVMQPLLEVKEEPGLKPAKVKGSRNRKSFSRNRTHIGQQRRRARTISTCSDLPPGSPIESIEPLSNEMPEGEMLPAPEPEAIDAQGAPESSPPHSCSPAPDRVRTGSKNFKTKKHFVSEWVGEKQQQQMQDHSGVRTPEPVPERPLRISSDPEVLATQLNALPGMACSPQVYSTPKHYVRFSSPFLANRSPTTPGVPTGRRRSRELPETPPTTGSCKKRWLKQALEEEGSPSPARRPSLFMPCEGPLSPSINGDSDSPLPYNGTCSLPELPTPLKKRRLSPLDACISESSTPYGSPCATPTRAEQPEAPATPVLLATPPRTRIEEPSTEPLPSTPTHTLSTPQESESSAESSPEVSRKPSVQEADRPPSLVSSPCIRATSSDGLPTEVKLSAPDSPQPPASESVDSGEDRADAAVVEVSSEASSSAETCASSFSGWIKSPDRGPTGPAGLNFSPVNSNLRDLTPSHTLEPLVAPFRPDAAAGAAAGSTAGTGTLVVSQAPFSEGQGPLFYPCAEEGGLAFSRSLSGDGSGEGGGSAQNPPQKKKVSLLEYRKRQREARRSGSKTECSSPVATVPPLSVDAFPCAPEITSEPPPPPAPAVPCNTTTIITTTPTTATTPNTNPPAVKEPQPSEEAEASGEKGEREGGEGQWTSSTSVEQARERSYHRALLLSKDKDTDAEAEGGDTPALRDCPSPSLQKTPTHAPGSPGPPAQPPSRPTKEEDAESQPRTPNPTSQPPSKPAGPKPTPLTPTKLLPTPLPSSPVHYPGPSLLHSPKPQPQGSPFRSQRALFSTQPPNQPQPQAQAGPAPFPQYNAQSAPPPPPPPPPAPPVSTAYFPNPSPSPAGPFPGFKPSVTPPYPPGSQPMMQTLPISVHYQSSAAPPPPPPPPPHPMPGPTLLHLQPPPIQQHQLLLTTAPPPPPPPQGQAAQTQQQQQPPPGGGNLLSLTPPPPPPPPPPAPSSNAPMQPLHFQNLAGFQPALLHPGAAANPSVPPSSYPPPLQQTGLPPPPPPPPQQTQQGQAQAAASQMPSGTRGAPASSTPFHSSGYLSTGWH; encoded by the exons ATGAGCATAGTCATCCCAGTAGGGGTGGACACAGCAGACACCTCATACCTGGACATGGCTGCGGGCTCAGA ACCTGAATCGGTGGAGGCCAGCCCTGTGGTGGTGGAAAAGTCCAGCTACCCACACCAGATCTACAGCAGCAGTTCTCACCATTCCCACAGTTACATTGGCCTGCCTTATGCT GACCATAACTATGGGGCCCGGCCCCCACCTACACCGCCAgcctcccctcccccctccatGTTGATCCGACAAGGAGAGGGGGGGCTGTTTGTTCCAGGGGGTCAGGACGAAGCATCTCGGGGCACCACGCTCAGCACCTCAGAGGATGGCAGCTACGGGGCTGACATCACCCGCTGCATCTGTGGCTTCACCCATGATGACGGCTACATGATCTGCTGTGACAAGTGCAG TGCCTGGCAGCATATAGACTGCATGGGCATCGACAGGCAGAACATTCCTGAGACCTACCTGTGTGAACGCTGCCAACCACGACACCTGGACAGAGAGAGGGCCATCCTGCTGCAGACCAGGAAACGGGAATGTTTGTCTG ATGGGGACACCAGTGCTACAGAGAGTGGAGATGAAGTGCCGCTAGAGCTCTACTCCACCTTCCAACACACGCCTACCACCATCACACTGACGACCGGGCGCCTTGGCAATAAGCAGgctgacaaaaaaagaaaaaagagtggTGATAAAGAGCCTCCAGCGGGTTCTGCACGAGCCAAGAAG GCTTTCAGAGAGGGGTCCAGAAAGTCCTCCAGAGTAAAG GGTGCAGCTCCGGAGCAGGAGCCCACCGAGCACCCGTCCCTTTGGGAGAACAAGATCAAGACGTGGATGGAGCGTTACGAGGAGGCCAGCAGTAATCAGTACAGCGAGGACGTCCAGGTCCTGCTGCGTGTCAAAGAGCAGGGCGACGGCAAGAGCCTGGCTTACAACACGCACCCTGCTTCCTTCAAACCCCCTGTGGAG aGTCAAGttcagaaaaacaagaagatcCTCAAGGCGGTGCGAGACTTGGCCCCAGACTCCCTCATCATTGAGTACAGGGGAAAGTTCATGCTTCGACAGCAGTTTGAGGCCAACGGTTACTTTTTCAAGAG GCCGTACCCATTTGTGCTATTTTATTCCAAATTCGACGGACTGGAGATGTGTGTGGACGCACGCAGTTTTGGGAATGAGGCACGCTTCATCCGTCGCTCCTGCACCCCTAACTCTGAA GTGCGGCACGTCGTCGAGGATGGCATGCTGCATTTATACATCTACTCACTGAGGCCTATCATAAAGGGCACAGAGATCACCATCGGTTTTGATTTCGACTACGGCAGCTG TAAATACAAGGTGGACTGTGCCTGCCTGAAGGGAAACCCCGAGTGCCCCGTGCTCAAGCACAACCTGGAGCCCACGGAGAACATGGGCTCGGGAGGCCGACGCCGACGAAGCCTCAAGGACAAGGAAATGGTCCGGGACGACTTGGGCCAGAACCAGAACGTGGGCCTGGACGGCGAGGGGAAGAGCAAGAGCGTGGGCGACGGGAAGCAGAGGAAGCTGTCTCCTCTTCGCCTCTCCATCTCTAACAACCAG GATCCTGAGTTATATGAGGATCTAGAAGACAAAACCTCCGTTAGCAATGAAGTAGAGATGGAGTCAGAGGAGCAGattgcagagaggaggaggaagatg acacgagaggagaggaagatggaggCCATCCTGCAAGCCTTTGCCCGCatggagaagagggagaagcGCAGGGAGCAGGCGCTGGAGAGGATCGGGACCGTCAAGACGGAGGTCGGGGGTCGCAGCGACATCAAGGACGAGCCTCCAGTCACTCCAGAGATGGCGGATTCTCCAACTGTGATGCAG CCGCTCCTGGAGGTGAAAGAGGAACCGGGCTTAAAACCAGCGAAGGTAAAAGGCTCCAGGAACCGGAAGAGCTTCTCGAGGAATCGCACGCACATCGGCCAACAGCGCCGGCGAGCTCGCACCATCAGCACCTGCTCGGACCTGCCGCCCGGCTCTCCAATCGAGTCCATCGAGCCTCTGAGCAACGAGATGCCCGAGGGAGAGATGCTGCCTGCGCCCGAGCCTGAGGCCATCGACGCTCAAGGAGCCCCGGAGTCCAGCCCCCCACACAGCTGCTCACCTGCACCGGACAGAGTACGCACCGGGAGCAAGAACTTCAAAACTAAAAAG CACTTTGTGAGCGAGTGGGTGggagagaagcagcagcagcagatgcagGACCACAGTGGAGTACGGACCCCGGAGCCGGTCCCAGAGAGGCCGCTGAGAATAAGCAGCGACCCCGAGGTCCTCGCCACGCAGCTGAACGCCCTCCCCGGCATGGCCTGCTCGCCACAGGTCTACAGCACGCCCAAACACTACGTCCGCTTCTCCTCGCCCTTCCTGGCAAACCGCAGCCCGACAACTCCGGGAGTCCCTACGGGGAGACGGCGTTCCAGAGAACTGCCAGAAACGCCACCGACCACGGGCTCTTGCAAGAAG CGATGGCTGAAGCAGgctctggaggaggagggatccCCCAGCCCGGCCAGGCGACCTAGTCTGTTCATGCCCTGTGAGGGTCCTCTCAGCCCCTCTATCAACGGAGACTCTGACAGCCCCCTCCCTTACAACGGCACCTGCTCTTTACCAG AGTTGCCCACACCTTTGAAGAAGCGACGGTTAAGCCCGTTGGACGCCTGTATCTCTGAGAGCTCCACGCCCTACGGTTCCCCGTGTGCCACGCCCACCAGGGCCGAGCAACCGGAGGCCCCCGCGACCCCCGTCTTACTGGCTACGCCGCCTCGGACTCGAATAGAGGAGCCAAGTACAGAGCCCCTGCCCAgcaccccaacacacacacttagcacCCCTCAGGAG agTGAATCTTCAGCGGAAAGCTCCCCAGAGGTCAGCCGGAAACCCAGCGTACAAGAG GCCGATCGTCCTCCTTCGTTGGTCTCCTCTCCCTGCATCCGAGCCACCAGTTCAGACGGACTTCCCACAGAAGTCAAGCTGTCTGCTCCGGACAGTCCGCAGCCTCCAGCTTCTGAATCCGTGGACTCTGGAGAGGACCGTGCAGATGCTGCAGTGGTAGAAGTCAGCAGTGAGGCCTCCTCGTCCGCAGAAACTTGTGCTTCCTCTTTTTCTGGATGGATCAAAAGTCCGGACAGAGGCCCGACTGGACCAGCTGGCCTGAACTTCTCTCCAGTCAACTCAAACTTACGGGACCTCACCCCCTCACACACCCTGGAGCCTCTGGTTGCTCCGTTCAGGCCCGACGCTGCAGCGGGGGCTGCGGCAGGGTCCACAGCGGGGACGGGGACTCTGGTTGTCTCTCAGGCCCCCTTCAGTGAAGGACAGGGGCCGCTCTTTTATCCTTGCGCTGAGGAAGGTGGTCTCGCTTTCTCACGCTCGCTTAGCGGGGACGGCAGCGGAGAGGGCGGAGGGTCGGCGCAGAAcccaccacagaagaagaag GTGTCTCTTCTGGAATACAGGAAGCGTCAGCGCGAAGCTCGGCGCAGCGGCTCCAAAACCGAATGCAGCTCTCCCGTCGCCACCGTGCCGCCTCTGAGCGTGGACGCCTTCCCCTGTGCTCCGGAGATCACCAGTGAACCTCCTCCGCCCCCGGCCCCCGCTGTGCCCTGcaacaccaccaccatcatcaccaccaccccCACCACCGCCACCACCCCCAACACCAACCCCCCAGCTGTCAAAGAGCCACAGCCCAGCGAAGAGGCCGAGGCGTCCGGAgagaagggggagagagagggaggagagggacagTG GACGTCGTCCACCTCTGTAGAGCAGGCCCGAGAACGCAGCTACCACAGAGCTCTGCTGCTcagcaaagacaaagacacag ATGCTGAGGCAGAAGGTGGAGATACACCCGCACTTAGAGACTGCCCTTCCCCGAGTCTCCAAAAGACCCCCACCCACGCA ccgGGCTCTCCTGGTCCTCCCGCTCAGCCTCCCAGCCGGCCCACAAAGGAGGAAGACGCCGAAAGTCAGCCGCGGACGCCGAACCCCACCAGCCAGCCCCCGAGCAAGCCTGCAGGACCCAAACCCACCCCTCTGACTCCCACTAAGCTGCTTCCTACCCCCTTACCCTCATCTCCTGTTCACTACCCCGGACCCTCCCTCCTGCACTCCCCCAAACCTCAGCCTCAAGGCTCCCCCTTCCGCAGCCAGAGGGCGCTGTTCTCCACCCAGCCTCCGAACCAACctcagcctcaggcacaggccGGCCCCGCTCCTTTCCCCCAGTACAATGCCCAGAGTGCTCCCCCaccacctccccctcctcccccggCACCTCCAGTCTCCACGGCGTACTTCCCCAACCCGAGCCCCTCACCTGCAGGACCCTTCCCCGGGTTTAAACCCTCCGTTACCCCTCCTTACCCTCCTGGTTCTCAGCCTATGATGCAGACTCTCCCCATCAGCGTGCACTATCAGAGCTCGGCTGCTCCTCCACCGCCTCCCCCTCCGCCCCCCCACCCGATGCCCGGCCCCACCCTCCTGCACTTGCAGCCTCCTCCCATCCAGCAGCACCAGCTCCTGCTGACTACAGCTCCTCCGCCGCCGCCTCCTCCACAAGGCCAGGCCGCCcagacgcagcagcagcagcagccacctCCAGGCGGCGGCAACCTGCTGTCCCtcacccctcctccacctcctcccccacCTCCCCCCGCGCCCTCGTCCAACGCCCCAATGCAGCCCCTCCACTTTCAGAACTTAGCGGGGTTTCAGCCGGCGTTGCTGCACCCAGGTGCCGCCGCCAACCCTTCAGTACCCCCATCCTCGTATCCCCCGCCCCTTCAGCAGACCGGACTgcctccacctccccctcctcccccacaACAGACTCAACAGGGCCAGGCTCAGGCCGCTGCCTCCCAGATGCCTTCTGGGACTCGTGGAGCTCCTGCATCCTCGACCCCTTTCCACAGCTCGGGGTACCTGAGCACGGGGTGGCACTGA
- the kmt2e gene encoding inactive histone-lysine N-methyltransferase 2E isoform X11, translating to MSIVIPVGVDTADTSYLDMAAGSEPESVEASPVVVEKSSYPHQIYSSSSHHSHSYIGLPYADHNYGARPPPTPPASPPPSMLIRQGEGGLFVPGGQDEASRGTTLSTSEDGSYGADITRCICGFTHDDGYMICCDKCSAWQHIDCMGIDRQNIPETYLCERCQPRHLDRERAILLQTRKRECLSDGDTSATESGDEVPLELYSTFQHTPTTITLTTGRLGNKQADKKRKKSGDKEPPAGSARAKKAFREGSRKSSRVKLCDFIAQGAAPEQEPTEHPSLWENKIKTWMERYEEASSNQYSEDVQVLLRVKEQGDGKSLAYNTHPASFKPPVESQVQKNKKILKAVRDLAPDSLIIEYRGKFMLRQQFEANGYFFKRPYPFVLFYSKFDGLEMCVDARSFGNEARFIRRSCTPNSEVRHVVEDGMLHLYIYSLRPIIKGTEITIGFDFDYGSCKYKVDCACLKGNPECPVLKHNLEPTENMGSGGRRRRSLKDKEMVRDDLGQNQNVGLDGEGKSKSVGDGKQRKLSPLRLSISNNQTREERKMEAILQAFARMEKREKRREQALERIGTVKTEVGGRSDIKDEPPVTPEMADSPTVMQPLLEVKEEPGLKPAKVKGSRNRKSFSRNRTHIGQQRRRARTISTCSDLPPGSPIESIEPLSNEMPEGEMLPAPEPEAIDAQGAPESSPPHSCSPAPDRVRTGSKNFKTKKHFVSEWVGEKQQQQMQDHSGVRTPEPVPERPLRISSDPEVLATQLNALPGMACSPQVYSTPKHYVRFSSPFLANRSPTTPGVPTGRRRSRELPETPPTTGSCKKRWLKQALEEEGSPSPARRPSLFMPCEGPLSPSINGDSDSPLPYNGTCSLPELPTPLKKRRLSPLDACISESSTPYGSPCATPTRAEQPEAPATPVLLATPPRTRIEEPSTEPLPSTPTHTLSTPQESESSAESSPEVSRKPSVQEADRPPSLVSSPCIRATSSDGLPTEVKLSAPDSPQPPASESVDSGEDRADAAVVEVSSEASSSAETCASSFSGWIKSPDRGPTGPAGLNFSPVNSNLRDLTPSHTLEPLVAPFRPDAAAGAAAGSTAGTGTLVVSQAPFSEGQGPLFYPCAEEGGLAFSRSLSGDGSGEGGGSAQNPPQKKKVSLLEYRKRQREARRSGSKTECSSPVATVPPLSVDAFPCAPEITSEPPPPPAPAVPCNTTTIITTTPTTATTPNTNPPAVKEPQPSEEAEASGEKGEREGGEGQWTSSTSVEQARERSYHRALLLSKDKDTDAEAEGGDTPALRDCPSPSLQKTPTHAPGSPGPPAQPPSRPTKEEDAESQPRTPNPTSQPPSKPAGPKPTPLTPTKLLPTPLPSSPVHYPGPSLLHSPKPQPQGSPFRSQRALFSTQPPNQPQPQAQAGPAPFPQYNAQSAPPPPPPPPPAPPVSTAYFPNPSPSPAGPFPGFKPSVTPPYPPGSQPMMQTLPISVHYQSSAAPPPPPPPPPHPMPGPTLLHLQPPPIQQHQLLLTTAPPPPPPPQGQAAQTQQQQQPPPGGGNLLSLTPPPPPPPPPPAPSSNAPMQPLHFQNLAGFQPALLHPGAAANPSVPPSSYPPPLQQTGLPPPPPPPPQQTQQGQAQAAASQMPSGTRGAPASSTPFHSSGYLSTGWH from the exons ATGAGCATAGTCATCCCAGTAGGGGTGGACACAGCAGACACCTCATACCTGGACATGGCTGCGGGCTCAGA ACCTGAATCGGTGGAGGCCAGCCCTGTGGTGGTGGAAAAGTCCAGCTACCCACACCAGATCTACAGCAGCAGTTCTCACCATTCCCACAGTTACATTGGCCTGCCTTATGCT GACCATAACTATGGGGCCCGGCCCCCACCTACACCGCCAgcctcccctcccccctccatGTTGATCCGACAAGGAGAGGGGGGGCTGTTTGTTCCAGGGGGTCAGGACGAAGCATCTCGGGGCACCACGCTCAGCACCTCAGAGGATGGCAGCTACGGGGCTGACATCACCCGCTGCATCTGTGGCTTCACCCATGATGACGGCTACATGATCTGCTGTGACAAGTGCAG TGCCTGGCAGCATATAGACTGCATGGGCATCGACAGGCAGAACATTCCTGAGACCTACCTGTGTGAACGCTGCCAACCACGACACCTGGACAGAGAGAGGGCCATCCTGCTGCAGACCAGGAAACGGGAATGTTTGTCTG ATGGGGACACCAGTGCTACAGAGAGTGGAGATGAAGTGCCGCTAGAGCTCTACTCCACCTTCCAACACACGCCTACCACCATCACACTGACGACCGGGCGCCTTGGCAATAAGCAGgctgacaaaaaaagaaaaaagagtggTGATAAAGAGCCTCCAGCGGGTTCTGCACGAGCCAAGAAG GCTTTCAGAGAGGGGTCCAGAAAGTCCTCCAGAGTAAAG CTTTGTGATTTTATCGCTCAGGGTGCAGCTCCGGAGCAGGAGCCCACCGAGCACCCGTCCCTTTGGGAGAACAAGATCAAGACGTGGATGGAGCGTTACGAGGAGGCCAGCAGTAATCAGTACAGCGAGGACGTCCAGGTCCTGCTGCGTGTCAAAGAGCAGGGCGACGGCAAGAGCCTGGCTTACAACACGCACCCTGCTTCCTTCAAACCCCCTGTGGAG aGTCAAGttcagaaaaacaagaagatcCTCAAGGCGGTGCGAGACTTGGCCCCAGACTCCCTCATCATTGAGTACAGGGGAAAGTTCATGCTTCGACAGCAGTTTGAGGCCAACGGTTACTTTTTCAAGAG GCCGTACCCATTTGTGCTATTTTATTCCAAATTCGACGGACTGGAGATGTGTGTGGACGCACGCAGTTTTGGGAATGAGGCACGCTTCATCCGTCGCTCCTGCACCCCTAACTCTGAA GTGCGGCACGTCGTCGAGGATGGCATGCTGCATTTATACATCTACTCACTGAGGCCTATCATAAAGGGCACAGAGATCACCATCGGTTTTGATTTCGACTACGGCAGCTG TAAATACAAGGTGGACTGTGCCTGCCTGAAGGGAAACCCCGAGTGCCCCGTGCTCAAGCACAACCTGGAGCCCACGGAGAACATGGGCTCGGGAGGCCGACGCCGACGAAGCCTCAAGGACAAGGAAATGGTCCGGGACGACTTGGGCCAGAACCAGAACGTGGGCCTGGACGGCGAGGGGAAGAGCAAGAGCGTGGGCGACGGGAAGCAGAGGAAGCTGTCTCCTCTTCGCCTCTCCATCTCTAACAACCAG acacgagaggagaggaagatggaggCCATCCTGCAAGCCTTTGCCCGCatggagaagagggagaagcGCAGGGAGCAGGCGCTGGAGAGGATCGGGACCGTCAAGACGGAGGTCGGGGGTCGCAGCGACATCAAGGACGAGCCTCCAGTCACTCCAGAGATGGCGGATTCTCCAACTGTGATGCAG CCGCTCCTGGAGGTGAAAGAGGAACCGGGCTTAAAACCAGCGAAGGTAAAAGGCTCCAGGAACCGGAAGAGCTTCTCGAGGAATCGCACGCACATCGGCCAACAGCGCCGGCGAGCTCGCACCATCAGCACCTGCTCGGACCTGCCGCCCGGCTCTCCAATCGAGTCCATCGAGCCTCTGAGCAACGAGATGCCCGAGGGAGAGATGCTGCCTGCGCCCGAGCCTGAGGCCATCGACGCTCAAGGAGCCCCGGAGTCCAGCCCCCCACACAGCTGCTCACCTGCACCGGACAGAGTACGCACCGGGAGCAAGAACTTCAAAACTAAAAAG CACTTTGTGAGCGAGTGGGTGggagagaagcagcagcagcagatgcagGACCACAGTGGAGTACGGACCCCGGAGCCGGTCCCAGAGAGGCCGCTGAGAATAAGCAGCGACCCCGAGGTCCTCGCCACGCAGCTGAACGCCCTCCCCGGCATGGCCTGCTCGCCACAGGTCTACAGCACGCCCAAACACTACGTCCGCTTCTCCTCGCCCTTCCTGGCAAACCGCAGCCCGACAACTCCGGGAGTCCCTACGGGGAGACGGCGTTCCAGAGAACTGCCAGAAACGCCACCGACCACGGGCTCTTGCAAGAAG CGATGGCTGAAGCAGgctctggaggaggagggatccCCCAGCCCGGCCAGGCGACCTAGTCTGTTCATGCCCTGTGAGGGTCCTCTCAGCCCCTCTATCAACGGAGACTCTGACAGCCCCCTCCCTTACAACGGCACCTGCTCTTTACCAG AGTTGCCCACACCTTTGAAGAAGCGACGGTTAAGCCCGTTGGACGCCTGTATCTCTGAGAGCTCCACGCCCTACGGTTCCCCGTGTGCCACGCCCACCAGGGCCGAGCAACCGGAGGCCCCCGCGACCCCCGTCTTACTGGCTACGCCGCCTCGGACTCGAATAGAGGAGCCAAGTACAGAGCCCCTGCCCAgcaccccaacacacacacttagcacCCCTCAGGAG agTGAATCTTCAGCGGAAAGCTCCCCAGAGGTCAGCCGGAAACCCAGCGTACAAGAG GCCGATCGTCCTCCTTCGTTGGTCTCCTCTCCCTGCATCCGAGCCACCAGTTCAGACGGACTTCCCACAGAAGTCAAGCTGTCTGCTCCGGACAGTCCGCAGCCTCCAGCTTCTGAATCCGTGGACTCTGGAGAGGACCGTGCAGATGCTGCAGTGGTAGAAGTCAGCAGTGAGGCCTCCTCGTCCGCAGAAACTTGTGCTTCCTCTTTTTCTGGATGGATCAAAAGTCCGGACAGAGGCCCGACTGGACCAGCTGGCCTGAACTTCTCTCCAGTCAACTCAAACTTACGGGACCTCACCCCCTCACACACCCTGGAGCCTCTGGTTGCTCCGTTCAGGCCCGACGCTGCAGCGGGGGCTGCGGCAGGGTCCACAGCGGGGACGGGGACTCTGGTTGTCTCTCAGGCCCCCTTCAGTGAAGGACAGGGGCCGCTCTTTTATCCTTGCGCTGAGGAAGGTGGTCTCGCTTTCTCACGCTCGCTTAGCGGGGACGGCAGCGGAGAGGGCGGAGGGTCGGCGCAGAAcccaccacagaagaagaag GTGTCTCTTCTGGAATACAGGAAGCGTCAGCGCGAAGCTCGGCGCAGCGGCTCCAAAACCGAATGCAGCTCTCCCGTCGCCACCGTGCCGCCTCTGAGCGTGGACGCCTTCCCCTGTGCTCCGGAGATCACCAGTGAACCTCCTCCGCCCCCGGCCCCCGCTGTGCCCTGcaacaccaccaccatcatcaccaccaccccCACCACCGCCACCACCCCCAACACCAACCCCCCAGCTGTCAAAGAGCCACAGCCCAGCGAAGAGGCCGAGGCGTCCGGAgagaagggggagagagagggaggagagggacagTG GACGTCGTCCACCTCTGTAGAGCAGGCCCGAGAACGCAGCTACCACAGAGCTCTGCTGCTcagcaaagacaaagacacag ATGCTGAGGCAGAAGGTGGAGATACACCCGCACTTAGAGACTGCCCTTCCCCGAGTCTCCAAAAGACCCCCACCCACGCA ccgGGCTCTCCTGGTCCTCCCGCTCAGCCTCCCAGCCGGCCCACAAAGGAGGAAGACGCCGAAAGTCAGCCGCGGACGCCGAACCCCACCAGCCAGCCCCCGAGCAAGCCTGCAGGACCCAAACCCACCCCTCTGACTCCCACTAAGCTGCTTCCTACCCCCTTACCCTCATCTCCTGTTCACTACCCCGGACCCTCCCTCCTGCACTCCCCCAAACCTCAGCCTCAAGGCTCCCCCTTCCGCAGCCAGAGGGCGCTGTTCTCCACCCAGCCTCCGAACCAACctcagcctcaggcacaggccGGCCCCGCTCCTTTCCCCCAGTACAATGCCCAGAGTGCTCCCCCaccacctccccctcctcccccggCACCTCCAGTCTCCACGGCGTACTTCCCCAACCCGAGCCCCTCACCTGCAGGACCCTTCCCCGGGTTTAAACCCTCCGTTACCCCTCCTTACCCTCCTGGTTCTCAGCCTATGATGCAGACTCTCCCCATCAGCGTGCACTATCAGAGCTCGGCTGCTCCTCCACCGCCTCCCCCTCCGCCCCCCCACCCGATGCCCGGCCCCACCCTCCTGCACTTGCAGCCTCCTCCCATCCAGCAGCACCAGCTCCTGCTGACTACAGCTCCTCCGCCGCCGCCTCCTCCACAAGGCCAGGCCGCCcagacgcagcagcagcagcagccacctCCAGGCGGCGGCAACCTGCTGTCCCtcacccctcctccacctcctcccccacCTCCCCCCGCGCCCTCGTCCAACGCCCCAATGCAGCCCCTCCACTTTCAGAACTTAGCGGGGTTTCAGCCGGCGTTGCTGCACCCAGGTGCCGCCGCCAACCCTTCAGTACCCCCATCCTCGTATCCCCCGCCCCTTCAGCAGACCGGACTgcctccacctccccctcctcccccacaACAGACTCAACAGGGCCAGGCTCAGGCCGCTGCCTCCCAGATGCCTTCTGGGACTCGTGGAGCTCCTGCATCCTCGACCCCTTTCCACAGCTCGGGGTACCTGAGCACGGGGTGGCACTGA